From Platichthys flesus chromosome 7, fPlaFle2.1, whole genome shotgun sequence:
TCAAACAACAAAGTTAAGTAATGTTTTTCTCAACCAACTAAATCTGCTTTTTCTCAACAGTATGAAGTGAAACGGAACTGAATTTTTGTACCATCCGGAACTGCTTCAAGTTCAGATCATAACAACGAAACTGAAGACAAACCTCCCTCAAACAAGCAAAGTTGCAACACTGAAGACAcgcaggggaaaaaaaataaaaaaggatcaCTTCAAGGCTTCAAAACGCAAGAAGTAACCAAATCCTGAAACGACCAAAGAAGACGCACATTAGCTCAACCGAAACACAGAAAAGAAGCAAGCCTATGCCCATGCGTATTCTGAATAACTGATCTGAAACCAGAAGTTTGTGCCTACTCAACAGCTTTGACAAAGCACACGTCCCAACGCTGCTCTTagccctcctcatcctcaccacACCTCAGACTCACCGCCGGGGTGTGGAGTGGGCTGctatctgcttttttttttctcctccctatAGTTCCCCCAACCTATCCTCTTctcactgtttttctttgtaacaTTTTCCAAGCAGTGTTATTGCACCTGCGTTTGCCTTTTTTGTGCCAGACCCCCTCCTCCACACATAATTTTTTGCTTTGTGCAACCATCTAGAACTTGTGCCAGAAACGTGTaacaagcgtgtgtgtgtgtgttcaactgTGTGCATGAAGAGATCTGCAGGAACTGTATAGTCATCAAGATCCAGAGAATAACAAGATACAAGACAACAAATAAAGGTAGGTCTCGACTGTAGTACTTTCTTAATATAAGACTTTTTGTGGTGATGTCAACTGTActtatttacatatttcataTGTCACGTTTTCAAGAATTTCTCTTCCAAATGGTTAAGTTATGTGTTGATTGTAGTGGTTTTCTCCTGAAAATATGACTCAGTAAAtccctgtttttacacattACTCTACACAGCTGTACAAACACAGATTGTGTAACACTCTCAATTCTAGTTCAGTTTGGGCAGCCGTGATGTGCAGACTTTGTTTTCTTATCACTGAGCaccaatcacagctcagttcatccttgtttgtttaatcaatATTCAAATTTGACAAACACGTGAGCAACCTTTGTAAATAATGGCTGTCATTGACATTTTTGTATGTTGAGTTTTGGCCTCATCAATTAGTTTGCATTtatcaaacagcagctcattCAGTGATTATTTGAAGGTGATTATTTCACAGTGAAAGCAGCTGCTGAAGCGCTTCATTGACTTTAACCTTGTACATTGGTCTTAACAAGTAATCACATGTTTGGATCTGGACTTGAAAGCACACAACGTGTAAGTGCAAGATGTAATACTCAGTTGAAGATTAgatttgttgtgttattgttaatgttatttcgcATATTTATGCTCCACCAAACTGCCACCTCCTCCAATCAGTTACACTAGTTATGCAGGTTTTCTGAGGAATGATTTGATTTCCTTTCCTCAGCCAGTCCCCCGCACTTTTATATTCTGGCACTTAAGACATATCCtccctaattaaaaaaaaatccttttcaaCTCTCTGAgctatttttccttttgtttgtgaCACTTGGTACACTGTGACACTTGGTACACTGGCTGACCTATCTGCCTTACCCGTTatgtttgttcctctcttcACCCTTGCAGACATCCAGCGGTGTATCGTTGGATGGTAACATTAATAAATACCGCTTAAACGTCAagcaaaaaaacatcaaaacaagtAATCAAGTGCTCAAGCAAGTTTGGTCCGAGTTTATGGGAAAATATGGGCAGCCCCTGGAAAGGCTTTGTTGAGTTTACCTTGCCTGCGTCGCCACCCACCGCGTTTGTTAGCGCTGACCTGAGCAGCACCTCCCCTGTCGGACTCAGCCTGTCGCCATATGGCCGCTCCGTAAGTTTCACCTTCCCACCTCTTTTTCAACGTGCTCCACCCCCCATCGAACACCCATCCACCCACTTTGCCCCTGCATCTCTGTGAATGGCCTAACTTTCACCCTTTTTTCGGGCTCCCGAGACTAGCCTCGACTCAAGATATACTGTTACAGGTTGAGGGGGGTTCTGCTGCTTAGACTGTGGAAATTGTatgctttttttaatgaatcCTCCAagtagtagttttttttttttccaatttctttttttcccctcatatTTAATTTTGCATCTCAAACCTGAAGAACCCTTATTGGGTGGTGACATGTGCAAATCATTACGTCTCTTCCATCAAGGAAACGCTAAACTACATAACAGTTGGAAACCTGGAATAACGTTAATTTGTAGTATTTAAATTCTTTGCCCTTCAGAACTGAACCCCTGCATTATCTCTGAGACTAACATTTTATAGTCACGTAATCACTGCACAGGCAGGCAGACCAAAGGTTTAAGCACTCTGCCCTTGTATTCAAGTCTTTAATATCCTGTACCAAGGGTATTCGTGTTAAAAACCTGCATATTGTCAAGTCTGGTTGTATTGGATATTGCAGAACTGGACCTAAAAGATGAGGCTGCTCTGGGACCCCCCTACTCATAACCCATAATCCATCACCAACACTCTGTCCACTGCAGATGCACCGCTATTTGATCTATCATTCGCATTTTCTGGTTCCtcatttttggtagttttatTTTGACGATTTATGACACTTCATGTAAACCATTTCATCTAAAGAACTTGGTTTCAGATTTTAAGTCTGCCTTCCCCAAAGAGCCATTCCTGTTTGATTGCACTGGTATTGAATAATGGTGTGATTTTGTCACGGCAGCATTATCGAAGTGTCATGGTAGCAGCCATTGTTACCGAGTGTCCGCTTACTTTTTGGCTTGATATTTTGTTGTCAGGATTTCTCACAGGTTTTGAGTATTAATGGTGGTTGTAAAGGGGTAATATGATACAAGGTAACTTGAATATTGCTGACATATGGTGCCCCCCATCCCCCCAAAAATCATGCAGGGGTGGATTATGAAATGTCAGCAGTTTAGCAAGGTCAAGTAGAAGAGGGTGCTAGATAATAACTTGTTTTGTGTGATTACAACGAAACAACTTGTGATGACGTTTATTTACAAAATCATTAAATGCTATGTGCACGCTCCTTGTCAAAGCTGTGGCCTCCTCAACAGTATATTCAAGTCCTCTCCCCCGTGTCAGAAATGGAAAGAGACTCCTCTGAACCGCCAGTGGCTTGCAACACTGGCTCTGCCCCATCCACCTCTACCGGTCCCATGTCGATCCCCCGTTCTGCCTCCATCTCTTGCCACCCCTACCCAGGAAGCAAAAAACACAAGCGGACTCCCTTGTATCAGAGATCAGTAAGCGGGCATGATCGTCAGTGCCCACGCTGACTTTAACAGCCCCGTCACCAGCTGTTGTCATGTGACTTTTCGCTAACAGCATGGTTTGGAGTAGCGTGGAAGTTCGACCAGGATGTAGGGGTAAAGTTTGATAAGGGAATTTcactggttttaaattgtcGTCTGAGAGGAAGTTGAACTTCTTTTATGAATTTGTCTGTCTAACAAGAATTGCATGAAAGTTGTGTCAGTGCTTAGGTGATGTGGGACTAAAAGCACATTATATAGTGAGTGAATCCTAGTTTGAGTGCATGACACAAAGTCAATCTGAAATGTTGCGGTTTGTTTTTTGAAGATTTGAAGACTGGAAACCGTTCTTTAGCATAAATGTGTTGTCCTCTAAATGGCCAGATAGACCTTGAAGGCTCTAATGCAGCTTTATATTGGCTTTTTTCCCTCCCCACATGCtatgaaatgtgctttacatGCATGTTTTGAagtgtttttcaattttttttgtaagtTGGAATTTAACCCTGCATTAAATTGCAGCTCCATTTTTGTCTGCTTTATGTTGATCCACTTCTGAATGCAGTTTAACacttgtctctcctctcccctaGATGAGTTTTGACCCAGGAATGCTCCATAACAATGGACACACTGCATACGCCAATGGCTCAGGACCAGGCATTAGAGAGACTGGCGTGGTGGAGAAGCTGCTGACTTCCTATGGGTTCATCCAGTGCTCTGAACGTCAGGATCGTCTCTTCTTCCACTGCTCTCAGTACAATGGCAACCTGCAGGATCTCAAAATAGGAGGTTAGAGGCCTTGTGCACAAATCATGACTAACTATTGTCTCAATCCTCACCTGTTAACAATAAACGCCTTGAGCCACATGAAGCCATTAAGACCTAAGGAGCAGCATATAAGAACACTAAGCGTTGTTTGAAAATGACCACCTAAAACCTGAGGGTTTTTATAGCAAACGTATATTCCTCAGTCTGTGAAGCAGAAATACgtgaaaggaaaaacatttggCGTTCATTGTAAATCATTGCTGTTTCCCTGAAGttaattaacataaaaaaactaatataGATGAGGCTTCTTCCCTCAGCAGGAATCGTCTAAATCATCTTccttgttttcatcaaagaaaCACTGCTGTTATCGGCTTCAATCTTGCTGGGATTGTCAACCGTCATCAGAAAAGCAACTTTGCAAACtatattttcactttcatgTGAATTTCAAAACGCGTACATATTTCATCTGACTCTAAAAGGAGAAGCACGCAAACCTCGCTCCCGCTCTTAAAGGTTCATACATGCATGTACTGCATCTGGTTTAAATGGTCAAATGCAAATCAAGCTTCCCCTGTATCATTTGAAGTGTGCTAAATgttttcctgcttctctctcctcagatGATGTAGAGTTTGAGGTATCCTCTGACAGGCGCACTGGCAAGCGCATAGCAGTGAAGCTGCTTAAGATAAAGCCAGAGGTGCTGCCAGAGGAGCGCATCTCGGGCCAGGTGGGGCCAGACCTGCACGCCTATCCCTTTACTGTGCTGCATGGTTATATTCATCCAGTTAAGGAACACCATTTTATTTTTGgttctgtccctgtctgtcaaATGATTTATATGGCCCATTGTGTTTAGGGCAGGGGATGATATTCCAAGTACACGGTAACATTTGATCCCCCTCTTATCCTGtatttaaatgaagaaaaaactaatttcaagATTTGATGACGTGCATGTTTGCTTGAGGTGCTGAATGTTAAATTGCCCAATGGGTTTATACTTGTCAATGGGCCCGACTGCTCCGTCATTAGGTTGAGTTGACCCAGTAAAGGCAGCGGTGTAACTTGCCCGACTGTCAACATGCTATTGACACTACTCATCCTGTAATGCATTCACATAACTAATCGGACAACATGTAGAACACAGTGTGTTTCCACAAAGCAGCAGACTCGTACTGAATCAATTGCTTATGAATTCTATAGTCAGGTTTAGACGGTTTATAAGATTTTACACTGCAGCACAATCTTGCTCATGCAACTCTGCTAACCTGGAAGTAGTGGTGTAACGGTACATATATCTGAAACTGAAAATTTGCAGTAAAGGCCCTTGGTTCATTACGCACGTGTACCAAACGAATGCAGCGAGTCCACCTGCCAAATTTATTCATAGCTGCTGTCGGCTATGTAACTGGTAACACATCGAACTTGCCCACTGTTTTGAAACCGCATCATAAGAGTCATGGTCCACTAACCTTGGAAATAACTCTTATGTTAGTGGGACATGGAAAAACGAGTTTAGTGCAAACCCAGCTCAACGTGGCATCAAAGCTACTGGGGGCAACATATTTTTATAGTAGCAGACGTGGCCGTTCACTGTTGAtgagaataacacacacagagtaatcAAGCCCCATTACGAAGTTCCCTCTCATCCACATTTCAGCCAGCAAGTCACACCAGCCCTTTATAAACCTCTGTTCCTATAAGGGAGAGTGTTTGTGTCATACCAACAGGGCATCAAACCCTTTCTGCAAACTATGTTGACagtacgttttttttttgtttttttttaagaaaaaattaaaatacaaatgattaatagtTCATTTTCATCATGCATCACCTTAATGGATATTTATTTGagtaattatatttattttatgagcatgattatgtaaaaaaaacgcCATACTTAACCAGGGttgaataaaaagagagaaatcagtTTGTTTCCTGTCCCTTGTTTCTACTGTACCGAAAAACATTCCGACCCGTGACCTCTAAGAAAGAGGTTTGTGTACCGTTACACCCGTACCTGTAAGTGATGCTCTACACCGCTGACACTTAATCTACTTGTTAttatgacatttatttgaaattcaGCCTTTCATCCATCATGTGTCCATAGATTTTTAACTTGGAGTATGTAATTTGAAAGAATATTGCCGAATCAGTGTGGTAATGTTTCCCATTTGTGATCTCCATTTACTGCAGGTTGTCTCATCAATCCCAGTGCACTTGGATGGAAAGTCTGGCCCTGTGCAGGTCCCCAATGGCAGTGTCTGTTATGAAAGAAATGGGGTAAGAAAAGTGACATAGATTAAAACATGCTTGATGCTGATAGCAAGCAACAACACAATCCCTCTTAAAGATATTTTATGTAATCAGAATTGGAGCACCACAGTCTAGGTAATTAAGCACTGAAAGCAGAAGAGTGAAGCTCCCTGCAGTGAAATCTCCTTACATCTCACTCAGTTGTACAGACACCGAGCCAACACACGTCTTttcttgttaaaaaaacaccagTATTGCTACAGGTTTATTACCCATGGGGAACATTTCCCACAGTGTGGCATCTCCACTCTGTTTATGTATTCACACTAAATTTTATTAGGTGGTTTAGAATGTGACAGTTGAATCATTAAAATGTGTGCCCTAGCCATTTGACAAGGTTTGACACTGATGTTCACAGGAAGTTTTCTACCTTACCTACACTCCTGAAGATGTAGAGGGTAACATCCACCTGGACACGGGCGACAAAGTCAGCTTTTACATGGAGACCAACAAACAGTGAGCCCATCCCTATTGACACTATTGTCTTGATTTCCCAGCGGTTGCCTTTTTTGCCCAATTCATTTCTCTATCTCTTTCAGCACTGGTGCCGTTAGTGCTCGTAATATTCAGCTGgtgaagaaaaagcagatgcGGTGCCAGGGTGTGGTGTGTGCTACAAAGGTACGGACCAATGATCTCCTCACATGAACCTTTTCTAATTTCGTTAATAAGACCTAATAGGATTGTTTGATGGCTGACTTTGCAAAACAAAATGATCAGTCCAGAGATGTTATGGATATGGCCTTTACTTGACAACCCAGATTTAACCAACCATGCTACTTGTTTACCAAATAAGCTAAAATAATCAGAACTGCTGTAGATATGGTGTTTGGTAGTATGATAACTAGATGCCATTTCTCCCGTTCTATTCCATACCTCAATGATTTCCACCAAACTCATTTTGGCTGGTAGGTTGATGAACCATGTGTTGTTTTACAGGAGGCCTTTGGATTCATCGAAAGGGCTGACGTGGTGAAGGAGATTTTCTTTCACTACAGTGAGTTCAAGGGTGATTTGGAGGCTCTGCAGGCTGGAGATGATGTCGAGTTCACCATCAAAGACAGAAATGTAGGTGTCATCAAGCTTTCAACTGTAGCATCCACaaattatttcatcatttttttatttttatcagtgTATTTCTTATTACTGGTCTTAACGTGTTTAGAACATTATTTACCTTTTTGATCTTGTGGCTTAGGGTAAAGAAGTAGCTACTGATGTGAGGCTGCTCGCCCAAGGAACGGTCATTTTTGAGGATATCAGCATTGAGCAATTTGAAGGCACTGTCGTCAAGGTCATTCCCAAGGTTCCCACCAAAAACCAGGCAAGTTGATTACAATCCTGTCAAGGTGGATTCTTGCGTATTTCATGAGGTTTTGGTTATAACTAGTGATGCATCTGCGAGTCACTaaccaagattttttttttattctttcctgCGTCCACAGAACGACCCTCTCCCAGGTCGCATCAGTTCTCGCATTGGTTTCACTGACAAGGAGCTGCCGTTCGGAGAGAAGGACACAAAATCCAAGGTCACCCTTTTGGAGGGTGATCACATTCAGTTCAACATCTCCACCGACCGCAGAGACAAGCTTGAGAGGGCCACGAACATCGACGTCCTCCCAGACACCTTCGACTTCACCAAGGAGACTCGTGAAATGGTAAATGATTCCTAAAAAAGTGCTTGATTTTCACAAATGGTCTAATAAATTATTgaatatatcattttatttgaaaaaaatggcTGATTTATAGAGACCTTAAGTGATTACCTATTCATAGACAGCTATTGTGCCACCAATACTCTTTCTAGGGGGTGATTGCGGCTATACGCGATGGCTTTGGCTTCATAAAGTGTGTGGATCGGGATGCTAGGATGTTCTTTCACTTCAGTGAAGTGCTGGAGGAGAGCCAACTGCACATCTCGGATGAAGTGGAGTTTACTGTTGTGCCTGTAGGTCCTGTTAATAAGATTTTCACCAAAGTATGTATTTTGTGTTACTACTTTAGCCGCCACATTTCAATTactctttaaacaaatgaaattaaatgttctGTCGTTGCCAGGATATGCTGTCGGCTCAGAGGAACCATGCCGTGCGCATCAAGAAGCTGCCCAAGGGCACAGTGTCTTTCCATACCCAGTCTGAGCAGCGCTTCATGGGTGTTGTGGAGAAAGAAGTTATTGCTGTCAACACAAAGAATGCCAGTCCTACAAAGGTGAAGGAGAAGGTATTAttatgacatatatatatatatataacagaatCCACCccccatttcttaaaaaaactgTAGCCTTGTTGCTCCAGCCCCAACCTACTTCTACCCCTCTACCCATTTTTAGTTCTAATTTTACTCTTTGCTTTGTCATCATTTACCTCCACCTGTCCATGTCCCTTGTTGGTTAAGAAAAAAGACAAGGTAGGACTGAGACCTTCTGCATGAAGCCACATGACTCATGTCTCACAAatgagtgatgatgatataCAAATTATTCTTTTATTCAGTAAAATAATTTCACCAACTTTATCCAATATATTCCTAGACTTcagatgtttaataaaaaattcaacagTTGACACATAACGCAGTGTATGAAAACAGCTTTTGACAAGCGTGCTGTTGACTAGCCTTGCTGTGTaacaagtgtttgtgtttcttatttttccaAGGGTAAAGTTGTAGAAAAGGTTGGTCTTTGCAGGCCTCTGGCCAACCAATGACAGCATGGTGTTTCATCACTATTTAACAACACAATTTAGAGACTAAACACTAATCCCCACTACTAGAATGGGTTTTTGGGAACAGACTGTTTAGTACTTGAGGGAAAGAACCCCAAAAATTGTTCACATCAGAATCTGAAGCATAAGATATTTTCAGTTGTCAAACCAACCTGGCCAGCTGAGATACTCCAGTGTTTTTGTCACACTTCTGTTTGTTACAAAAGTGAATCTAGAAGGATGCTCTGAGAGCGAATACCGTGAGCAATACGGTGAGTCACTCGACAAGTCAAAGCAGtgtttcaattttttatttttataaacctTCTGACTAGCATTTGAGGTGTAAAAATGATCTACGTGTTGGAGGTAACAATATCGGCAAAATGCATTGCTCATCTATAAAATCATTACAACAATTGAAGGAATAAAATGTGTCTTAAAGGACTGTCCCCAATAATTGAAACTACAGTAGTGAAGCTGCTGTAACACAGAGCTGTCGCAGTAGACTAGGCTAATGCTAACCACCCGTGCTTGTACAGAGTGAAACATTGCACAAACTGAGGCCTCTCATGCTTGTGTAGGCCATCTGCACATCATCTTCTAATACATGCATACTTTAAAATGCTCTGCTCAATTCATCTGAAACCGGGAGCTTAAACACATTTGGTTGAAATGTTTATCACTAATGAGCGATTCAGCAGTGGCTGGGACCAGCTATCAAACAAAGGGTATGCTCAATTAATTTAGTTTGATGTGTCCTTTTGGCAGGAATCGGAGGAAGGAGTTATTGGATATGATGACTGTGGAGAGAAGCTCACTGTGGCCTACCATACTAAAGACCTAGAGGGAGGAGGCATCCCACAGGTTGGAGACAAGGTAACTATAGTTATCTTCAGATTTTAAAGACTATACAAAGACTCATAAGTGCAAACTGCTCACTAAAATGACTTGTGTACCCATTTTGACCTGATGCAACGTATGCATGTGTAAACCAAATTTCATACTTTTCAAGACTCGTGACTGATTCATTGCGGCATGATTCGCTGACATACTGGGAAAGGTGAAATGCATTATGGTAAATGTGTTCGTCAGTGCTCTTAGCCCGcaattgtttaatattttaaatagagTTTCAGGCAAAGGCTGAAGACCAATCAAGGGGATTGATATTGAAGCATAGTGCAGCAGTGGTTAATTGAcaaacaatgaatgaatgaaaataacaatgaaGGCGAATCAGACCCAGACGATGTCcctgctgatccactgaccaAGGCTCAGTCGGTATAAGACATTTTTGAGGAGGCGTAAGTTTGCCAGCCTAATGGTTTTtagaaaatgttcagtttaGGGAAACTGCAATGATTCAAAGGCCaaagatttttcatttcatgtctctaCCTGCTTCAGAAGCTGATCATTTTGTTGTtatgacttaatttcccttcggggatgaataaagttatcTATCTATTCCTCAGAAAACCCTCAGGTTTTCAGTGATCGAACAATGCTACATGAATCTTTTTAGAGTCTTAATGGGTCAACTGAAGTTGTTCTGCTGAAAAGATGATATGAAGTTTGCTCCTGTAGCTGAGGATCATTGCTAATATCACCCTACTTTTTGTGGCTCTCTGGCGACGAGTGATTCAGTGTTTGTAGCTGCCTTGTTAAACTTACCATGTTTGTCCTCTAGGTGGAGTTCTCCATCAACGAAGTGAAGCGAACCGGCCAGCAGAGCGCAGTCTCCATCAGGGTCCTCAACCGTACCTCCTCCAATGCCAAGAGACTACATGGATTTGTTGCCACACTGAAGGACAACTTTGGCTTCATTGAGACAGCAAATCATGATCAAGAGATATTCTTTCACTACAGGTAGAGTTTAAATTCTaagattgtatttttttcaatgaCATCCAAATATCTGTGAATTTGAactctggttttatttatatctgtttgttttcctcagtgAAATGTGTGGAGACTTGGACAGTTTGGAGCTGGGCGACACGGTGGAGTACACGCTCTCtaaaggaaaaggaaacaaagtCAGTGCTGAAAAGGTTACCAAAGTGGCTGCAGGTATGAAGAGTTTTAGCTGATTTCTTTCTACGATTCACTTAAGATTTGTTAGCTTGGCTGGTAAAGGGACTTCAATTGAATTGTGAAATATCCCTTTTCTCTTCTAGTGAATGGCATTGGTGAGGATGTTGGTGCGAATGTGATGATGGGGAAAGTCATCCGTCCTTTACGCAGTGTAGACCCCTCCCAAACAGAATACCAAGGGCTTATTGAAATCACAGAGGAAGGTTGGTGACAAATTATGATGGGACTTTGCAGATCCGCTCTTTAATGCAGTTTGTCTTGTAGTGAAATTAAAATTGTCACCCGCTTCTTTGTTGTCTCAGATGGAACAAAGGGTCCAAGTTATCCCTTTGGAATCATGGGTATGGCCAGCAAGGCAGATTGTCTGCAGAAAGGAGAACTTGTGAAGTTCCAGGTTTGCACAGTATCCCAGACTGGACAGAAGATGGCCTATACTGTTGTCCCCCAGCGTAGAGCCTTGGTGGAGTGTGTCAAAGACCAGGTAAGTGATCAACAATTTATTTCCAGATACTGAGGTTATCCTCAAGTGAAGGTTACTGATTTCAATATTTCTTTTGGTTGTCCCCAGTTTGGATTCATCACATATGAGGTCGGTGAGAGCAAGAAACTGTTCTTCCACGTAAAAGAAGTGCAAGATGGCCTGGAGCTCCAAACCGGTGATGAGGTGGAGTTCTCGGTCGTCCTTAATCAACGCACAGGGAAATGTAGTGCCTGCAATGTTCGCAGAGTCAGGTAGGAAATCCGGCTGGTTGCGCACAGGATATTTGATGTTTTCAATCTGAAAATATTTTGTCTCAGTGTTAATCTTGAATTCATATCATGTGCCTAACATTGCAGTGAGGGGCCTAAACCAGTGGCAACTCCTCGCCCTGACCGTCTGGTGAACCGATTGAAGAGCATCACCCTTGATGATGCCAGTGCTCCTCGTCTGGTCATCGTGAGACAGCCCCGCGGTCCTGACAACTCAAAGGTACGGCCGAGCCTACTGCACTGCTACTGCAACCTTTGCCTGAACTCTGGATTATTgaattttgtattatattgGCATCAACATTaacaaagtttgtttttgtacagGGCTTCAATGTGGAGCGCAAGACTCGACAGCCTGGCGTCATCGACTGAGCAATACAGAGCCTAACACCCCACCCCCCATTCAGTGTTGGTGGGATTTGGCAACTGCAGGAGATAAGGGAATTTGATTTGACACATGCTtgtacacacaaactcaaacataAATCACGAACACGCATACAGTAATTGGCATGTGTAATCTTTGTCCCCCTCGATACCTGCGAGGGATACTGTCATTTCATGGTTCCCTGCCTCCCATGTATGATGTACTTGATATGGAGTCCACACTGcagtgtatctctgtgtgtgtgtgtgtgtgcgcgccgtATCCTAGAAGTGATAAGTGTGTAATGGAGGTATATGTTTCTGAGAGCCTTGCCTCTCTAAAATCAGAGTGATGactgtgtggctgtgtttgtccCTCTCTTTTGATTCTGCTTTGTCTGGAGTTCTgcacctgtcctctgtcctgtagTCTGCCTGGGTTGATGAGTGTATGTCGGCATGTCTTTGAGCTTCTGCTCCCGTTTCTTTTTCTCATGTTGGCCCCTTAATCCATCGAAATTTCAAATGGTTTCATTTGTCAAGTTTCCACTTTCTGTATGCTTTCCTACAAAACGTATATAAAGCAAAGTTCCCTCCATAAGGAGGATCATATTTCTCATATGTGCGAGCTTAAACTGAGGATTCTTCGCTGCTCGTTTTTTTTGAgcagttttaaaatgctttattGAAGAGCTGAAGTGAAAGCATGGTTTGTGATGTATGTGAATGTCAAAGTAGATAATCTAATGGGTTTAACCTTAGCAATCTCGAGCCTTTGGATACCTTTTTGGTATTCACATGCACCACTTAAGCAAATTTTCCCGGGTGCAGAATTCCTTGTGGCATCTTATATCTGCAGTTCTTTTatactatgttttttttgtttcttgcacatgtttttgctttt
This genomic window contains:
- the csde1 gene encoding cold shock domain-containing protein E1 isoform X5 encodes the protein MERDSSEPPVACNTGSAPSTSTGPMSIPRSASISCHPYPGSKKHKRTPLYQRSMSFDPGMLHNNGHTAYANGSGPGIRETGVVEKLLTSYGFIQCSERQDRLFFHCSQYNGNLQDLKIGDDVEFEVSSDRRTGKRIAVKLLKIKPEVLPEERISGQVGPDLHAYPFTVLHGYIHPVVSSIPVHLDGKSGPVQVPNGSVCYERNGEVFYLTYTPEDVEGNIHLDTGDKVSFYMETNKHTGAVSARNIQLVKKKQMRCQGVVCATKEAFGFIERADVVKEIFFHYSEFKGDLEALQAGDDVEFTIKDRNGKEVATDVRLLAQGTVIFEDISIEQFEGTVVKVIPKVPTKNQNDPLPGRISSRIGFTDKELPFGEKDTKSKVTLLEGDHIQFNISTDRRDKLERATNIDVLPDTFDFTKETREMGVIAAIRDGFGFIKCVDRDARMFFHFSEVLEESQLHISDEVEFTVVPVGPVNKIFTKDMLSAQRNHAVRIKKLPKGTVSFHTQSEQRFMGVVEKEVIAVNTKNASPTKESEEGVIGYDDCGEKLTVAYHTKDLEGGGIPQVGDKVEFSINEVKRTGQQSAVSIRVLNRTSSNAKRLHGFVATLKDNFGFIETANHDQEIFFHYSEMCGDLDSLELGDTVEYTLSKGKGNKVSAEKVTKVAAVNGIGEDVGANVMMGKVIRPLRSVDPSQTEYQGLIEITEEDGTKGPSYPFGIMGMASKADCLQKGELVKFQVCTVSQTGQKMAYTVVPQRRALVECVKDQFGFITYEVGESKKLFFHVKEVQDGLELQTGDEVEFSVVLNQRTGKCSACNVRRVSEGPKPVATPRPDRLVNRLKSITLDDASAPRLVIVRQPRGPDNSKGFNVERKTRQPGVID
- the csde1 gene encoding cold shock domain-containing protein E1 isoform X2, whose protein sequence is MERDSSEPPVACNTGSAPSTSTGPMSIPRSASISCHPYPGSKKHKRTPLYQRSMSFDPGMLHNNGHTAYANGSGPGIRETGVVEKLLTSYGFIQCSERQDRLFFHCSQYNGNLQDLKIGDDVEFEVSSDRRTGKRIAVKLLKIKPEVLPEERISGQVGPDLHAYPFTVLHGYIHPVVSSIPVHLDGKSGPVQVPNGSVCYERNGEVFYLTYTPEDVEGNIHLDTGDKVSFYMETNKHARNIQLVKKKQMRCQGVVCATKEAFGFIERADVVKEIFFHYSEFKGDLEALQAGDDVEFTIKDRNGKEVATDVRLLAQGTVIFEDISIEQFEGTVVKVIPKVPTKNQNDPLPGRISSRIGFTDKELPFGEKDTKSKVTLLEGDHIQFNISTDRRDKLERATNIDVLPDTFDFTKETREMGVIAAIRDGFGFIKCVDRDARMFFHFSEVLEESQLHISDEVEFTVVPVGPVNKIFTKDMLSAQRNHAVRIKKLPKGTVSFHTQSEQRFMGVVEKEVIAVNTKNASPTKVKEKFDVSFWQESEEGVIGYDDCGEKLTVAYHTKDLEGGGIPQVGDKVEFSINEVKRTGQQSAVSIRVLNRTSSNAKRLHGFVATLKDNFGFIETANHDQEIFFHYSEMCGDLDSLELGDTVEYTLSKGKGNKVSAEKVTKVAAVNGIGEDVGANVMMGKVIRPLRSVDPSQTEYQGLIEITEEDGTKGPSYPFGIMGMASKADCLQKGELVKFQVCTVSQTGQKMAYTVVPQRRALVECVKDQFGFITYEVGESKKLFFHVKEVQDGLELQTGDEVEFSVVLNQRTGKCSACNVRRVSEGPKPVATPRPDRLVNRLKSITLDDASAPRLVIVRQPRGPDNSKGFNVERKTRQPGVID